In Candidatus Acidiferrales bacterium, a genomic segment contains:
- a CDS encoding DUF4440 domain-containing protein, producing MAGDIPEVQVHNALAAINKAWRNGQPMEMYEYLHPDITMALPNFKERVVGRHTFLASFVEFCTNAQVVQYSETNETINVIDKVAVASIKFNMVYDRATYRARSSGRDLWVFENIGEKWLAVWRTMIELEESREQRR from the coding sequence ATGGCAGGCGACATTCCTGAAGTACAGGTACATAACGCATTGGCGGCCATCAACAAGGCGTGGCGCAACGGACAGCCGATGGAAATGTACGAATACCTTCACCCTGATATAACCATGGCACTCCCCAATTTTAAAGAAAGAGTAGTCGGGCGTCATACGTTTCTGGCCAGCTTCGTAGAATTTTGCACAAATGCCCAGGTCGTGCAATATTCAGAGACCAACGAAACCATAAACGTGATCGATAAGGTTGCTGTTGCAAGTATTAAGTTTAATATGGTTTACGACCGCGCAACATACCGCGCGAGATCATCAGGAAGGGACCTCTGGGTATTCGAGAACATCGGTGAAAAGTGGCTCGCCGTCTGGCGTACCATGATCGAATTGGAAGAGTCGCGCGAACAACGAAGATGA
- a CDS encoding alpha-L-arabinofuranosidase C-terminal domain-containing protein — MKRPEMFLSLLLSVVLPVHAQVKESTAALDASNIRYKINKNIYGQFSEHLGHCIYGGIWVGENSSIPNIDGMRKDVIDALREIHVPVLRWPGGCFADEYHWMNGVGPRDLRPKMINTNWGDVTEDNSFGTHEYLEFCKLIGCDPYITGNVGSGTVQEFSQWVEYVNSDNVSPMTDLRKKNGRENSWGVKYWGLGNESWGCGGTMTPEYYADQVRRYGTFLKNYGKNKIFKIACGPGGSDYNWTEVLMKKAKNGFDGLSLHYYTFENRKPAADFDESGWFNTIKGTLKMDELIDRNCAIMDKYDPGKRVALVVDEYGTWYAVEPGTNPAFLYQQNTMRDAIAAACNLNIFNNHCDRVRMANIAQMVNVLQAMILTDSSKMVLTPTYYVFDLFKVHQDAEMIPIKLNSAKYIFKGDTLPAVNASASLDNDGRVHISLCNVDPDASEKISIRFLKFDGDKISGKILTAARMNAENTFENPDQIMPKTFSDFTFEGNDLVVDMPPMSVVVLEATGTIEMPPAIEIKNPIMGINYSYYEGRWEDLPNFNTMAPVRKGSMANFAIPNENSGENFAVEYDGYIKIPKDGSYAFYLNSDDGSSLYIDDNLVVSNDGLHAPEEQSGNVFLKAGYHNIKVGFFQAGGGMTLEVSIEGPGLAKEVIPAGMLFEEGK; from the coding sequence ATGAAACGTCCTGAAATGTTTCTCTCTTTGCTTCTTTCCGTGGTGCTGCCCGTGCATGCACAGGTAAAGGAAAGTACCGCTGCTCTAGATGCTTCGAATATTCGATACAAGATAAATAAAAATATCTATGGTCAGTTCAGCGAGCATCTCGGTCACTGTATCTACGGCGGAATCTGGGTCGGAGAAAATTCATCCATTCCCAACATTGACGGCATGAGAAAGGATGTTATCGATGCATTGAGGGAAATCCATGTTCCTGTTCTTCGCTGGCCCGGCGGGTGTTTTGCCGACGAATATCATTGGATGAACGGCGTAGGTCCACGTGATCTTCGCCCGAAAATGATAAACACCAACTGGGGCGACGTCACGGAAGATAACAGCTTCGGAACTCACGAGTACCTGGAATTCTGCAAGCTGATCGGCTGCGACCCGTACATAACCGGAAACGTCGGAAGCGGAACCGTCCAGGAATTTTCGCAGTGGGTCGAGTATGTCAACTCGGATAATGTGAGTCCCATGACCGATCTTCGCAAGAAGAACGGCCGAGAAAATTCATGGGGAGTAAAATATTGGGGGCTCGGGAACGAGAGCTGGGGTTGCGGCGGCACCATGACTCCTGAATATTATGCAGATCAAGTCAGAAGATACGGGACATTTCTGAAAAATTATGGGAAGAACAAAATTTTCAAGATAGCCTGCGGTCCGGGCGGCAGCGATTACAATTGGACCGAAGTCCTGATGAAGAAGGCGAAGAACGGCTTCGACGGGTTGTCACTTCATTACTACACATTCGAGAACAGAAAGCCGGCGGCCGATTTCGACGAGAGCGGCTGGTTCAACACGATCAAAGGTACTCTCAAGATGGACGAGTTGATAGACAGGAATTGCGCGATCATGGATAAATACGACCCCGGAAAAAGAGTGGCTTTGGTAGTCGACGAATATGGAACATGGTACGCGGTCGAACCCGGAACCAACCCGGCATTTCTTTACCAGCAGAATACGATGCGCGACGCCATCGCCGCTGCCTGCAACTTGAACATTTTTAACAATCATTGCGACCGCGTCAGGATGGCAAACATCGCTCAGATGGTAAATGTTCTTCAAGCGATGATCCTTACCGACAGCAGTAAAATGGTTTTAACACCGACTTATTACGTTTTTGATCTCTTCAAAGTGCACCAGGATGCCGAGATGATTCCGATTAAGTTGAACTCTGCCAAATATATTTTTAAAGGAGACACACTCCCAGCTGTCAACGCATCCGCCTCGCTCGATAATGATGGAAGGGTGCATATATCGTTGTGCAACGTCGATCCTGATGCGTCCGAAAAGATTTCTATACGGTTCCTGAAATTCGACGGAGACAAAATATCCGGAAAGATATTGACCGCAGCCAGGATGAACGCAGAAAATACTTTCGAGAATCCTGATCAAATTATGCCCAAAACTTTTTCAGATTTCACTTTTGAAGGAAATGATCTCGTCGTCGACATGCCGCCGATGTCGGTGGTTGTGCTTGAAGCTACCGGAACTATCGAAATGCCGCCTGCGATCGAAATTAAAAATCCAATTATGGGAATCAATTACTCTTATTACGAAGGAAGATGGGAGGATCTGCCGAATTTCAACACTATGGCTCCGGTAAGGAAGGGATCAATGGCAAACTTCGCGATTCCGAATGAAAATTCCGGCGAGAATTTTGCAGTGGAGTATGACGGTTACATAAAGATTCCCAAAGATGGGTCATATGCTTTTTACTTGAATTCCGACGATGGCTCAAGCCTATACATTGACGACAACCTGGTGGTTTCGAACGACGGCCTTCATGCTCCCGAAGAGCAATCGGGGAATGTCTTCTTGAAAGCCGGTTATCACAACATAAAAGTCGGCTTTTTCCAGGCTGGAGGAGGAATGACTTTGGAGGTAAGCATTGAAGGGCCGGGCCTGGCAAAAGAGGTCATTCCCGCCGGTATGTTGTTTGAAGAGGGGAAATAG